GGAGATGTTCCGCGTGGCCCAGAACTACGCCGGTGCCACCACCGAATTCATGGCGCTCTACTCCCTGGCAGCGTTGTTCTATTGGGTCGTCTGCGCTGTGCTGGCCTACGGCCAGAGCCGCCTGGAGACCCGACTCGAGAGGCACACCGTATGAGCCCCACTCCCCTGCTGTCGGTCACCGACCTGCGCAAGTCGTTCGGCGACCAGGACGTGCTGCGCGACATCGACTTCACTGTCGACTCGGGCACGGTCACCGTGCTGCTCGGTCCCTCGGGCTCCGGCAAGACGACCGTGCTGCGGTCTCTCAACACCCTGGAGGTGCCCGACAGTGGCGTCGTACGCATCGATGACGTCGAGGTCGACTTCAGCCAGGTCCGTGGTCGTCGGGAGGCCGAGCGCGACTTCGCCCAGCTGCGGCGTCAGAGCGCGATGGTGTTCCAGTCGCACCACCTCTTCCCGCACCGCACCGTGCTCGAGAACCTGTCCGAGGGTCCGATCCATGCACAGGGTCGTCCTGAGGCGGAAGTCGTGCCAGAGGCACGGGCCCTGCTCGAGCAGGTCGGCCTGGCTGACCGGGAGGACGCGTTTCCCAGCCAGCTCTCGGGCGGCCAGCAGCAGCGCGTCGGCATCGCCCGGGCGCTGGCGCTCAAGCCGAAGCTGATGCTCTTCGACGAGCCCACCTCGTCGCTCGACCCCGAGCTTGTCGGCGAGGTCCTGGGTGTGATGAAGGACCTCGCGGCCGAGGGCTGGACCATGGTCGTGGTCACGCACGAGATCCGCTTCGCGCAGCAGGTGTCCGACCAGGTGCTCTTCCTCGACAACGGCGTCATCGCCGAGCGCGGCCCGGCCGCGCAGGTGATCGGCGACCCGCAGGAAGCGCGCACCCGGCAGTTCCTCCAGCGCATCCTCGACCCCATCTGACCCCTCGGGAGGTAGTCGCGTCACCAGGTGTGTGCCAGCGTCGAGAGCACCGCACCATCGACGCAGAGGAGTCATCATGGGCACCGAGCAGGACCGGCGCGAGCTGGTCGCCGCGATCATGAAGGACACCCGGATCGCCACCCTGACCTACCAGGACGCCGAGGGGCGGCTGGTCTCGATGCCGATGGGCACCCAGGACTTCGAGGACGCCGGCACCGTCTGGTTCATCACCCAGAAGAGCAGCGAGAAGATCGCCGCCATCAGCGCGCGACCCGACGTCAACGTCGCGTACGCCGCCGACAAGGGCTGGGTCTCGCTGAGCGGCACCGCCCGGCTCTCCGATGACAGGGCAAAGCTCAAGGAGCTGTGGGACGCCTCCGCCGGCATCTTCATGTCCGGCGGACCCGACGACCCCGACAACGTGCTCCTGCGCGTCGACGGAAGCACCGCGGAGTACTGGGAGTCCCCCGGCAAGGTGGCCGCCGCCGTCACGCTCGTGAAGGGACTGCTCACCGACGGCGAGCCCGACCTCGGCGACAACGCCGTCGTCGACGTCTGACGGCTCTCAGTCCTGGATGAGCGCCTCGAGCTGGGCGATCGACGCAGCAGTGTCCTCATGCAGTACGCCGTGCCAGCCGGCCGCCCGCGACGCCTCGACGTGCGGCGCGTGGTCGTCGAGGAACGCGATCTCCTCGGGTTGCACGCCCAGCCGTCGCGCCGTCAGCTCGTAGATCGCCGGGTCGGGCTTGGCCAGCCCGACCTCGTGGGAGTAGACGATGTCGTCGGTGATGTCCTCGAAGCCGTACAAGCGCTCGGCCTCACGTGCGCCCGGTGCGGAGTTGCTGAGGATGCCAACGGTGAGGCCGCGGTCGCGCAGCCCGGCGAACCAGTCGTACAACGGCTGGTCAAGCGTGCCGACGTACCATCGCCAGAAGTCGGTCAACAGCTCGCCGGCCTGCGCATCACTCAGACAAAGCTCGGTCTGCCAGTGGGAGCGGACCTCGGACTCCGAGACCCGGCCCGTCATACCGTCGCCGGGCAGCGCCCGGACGCACACCTCGAACGAGTCGGGTGCGAACCCGTGGCGCGCCAGGAACGGCGCCGGGAAGACGCTGTCGTCGACGACCTCGAGCACCGAGCCGATGTCGAGGACGACTGCCCGCACCGGGCTCACGGGAGAAGCATGACCTTGACCGCGCGCCGCTCATCCATGTCGCGGTAGCCGTCGGCCACCTCGTCGAGCGAGCGCACCGAGTCGAAGACCAGGCCGGGGTTGATCGAACCGTCGAGCACCTTCGGCAGCAGCACGTCGAGGTAGGCGCGCACCGGTGCGACACCGCCGAAGAGGCCGACGTTCTTCTGGAACATCCGGCGCACAGGCAGTTCCACGCCGTGCGGCACTCCGACGAACCCGACGCGGGACCCGGGGCGGGCGATGGCGAACGCGGTCTGCATCGACTGGTCGGTGCCCACGCACTCGAGCACCGCGTCGGCGCCGACGCCCTCGGTGATCTCGAGGATCGCCGCCTCGCCCTCCTGGCCGCGCTCCGCGACGATGTGGGTGGCGCCGAAGGCGGTGGCGATCTTCTGGCGGGACTCGTGGCGCGACATGGCGATGACCTTCTCGGCGCCCATCATCGAAGCGGCGAGCACACCGCAC
This is a stretch of genomic DNA from Nocardioides sp. InS609-2. It encodes these proteins:
- a CDS encoding amino acid ABC transporter ATP-binding protein gives rise to the protein MSPTPLLSVTDLRKSFGDQDVLRDIDFTVDSGTVTVLLGPSGSGKTTVLRSLNTLEVPDSGVVRIDDVEVDFSQVRGRREAERDFAQLRRQSAMVFQSHHLFPHRTVLENLSEGPIHAQGRPEAEVVPEARALLEQVGLADREDAFPSQLSGGQQQRVGIARALALKPKLMLFDEPTSSLDPELVGEVLGVMKDLAAEGWTMVVVTHEIRFAQQVSDQVLFLDNGVIAERGPAAQVIGDPQEARTRQFLQRILDPI
- a CDS encoding pyridoxamine 5'-phosphate oxidase family protein, producing MGTEQDRRELVAAIMKDTRIATLTYQDAEGRLVSMPMGTQDFEDAGTVWFITQKSSEKIAAISARPDVNVAYAADKGWVSLSGTARLSDDRAKLKELWDASAGIFMSGGPDDPDNVLLRVDGSTAEYWESPGKVAAAVTLVKGLLTDGEPDLGDNAVVDV
- a CDS encoding HAD-IA family hydrolase, with translation MSPVRAVVLDIGSVLEVVDDSVFPAPFLARHGFAPDSFEVCVRALPGDGMTGRVSESEVRSHWQTELCLSDAQAGELLTDFWRWYVGTLDQPLYDWFAGLRDRGLTVGILSNSAPGAREAERLYGFEDITDDIVYSHEVGLAKPDPAIYELTARRLGVQPEEIAFLDDHAPHVEASRAAGWHGVLHEDTAASIAQLEALIQD